One region of Salvia miltiorrhiza cultivar Shanhuang (shh) chromosome 3, IMPLAD_Smil_shh, whole genome shotgun sequence genomic DNA includes:
- the LOC131014015 gene encoding uncharacterized protein LOC131014015 yields the protein MAMAQAARLNLRMQKELKLLLTDPPPGATFPTLSDHHHAGGDSSLTSIDALLQGPEGTVYSNGVFKIKIQIPERYPFQPPIVTFATPIYHPNIDNGGRICLDILNLPPKGMWQPSLNISTVLTSIGLLLSEPNPDDGLMHEASRDYKYNRQAFDQNARSMTEKYAQAGVADMARGENGVQTHTSQSTSQTKMEGSVAPICISEHRKLSLESLGCSNNERNNCEEMSKVAIHNSSKNHIGIGPLKEASKDSFTHTWISGKLHTGRYKLSPKVPVDSHSRNGESGKSSMSNQCSLLKIQTTPDSPESSLVQAGNIAPMKDEGHLETSHSMSIGKGLQSLRRVRTNPCRDSDEKSQSTSQFTVSNVGSVRPQKSSLSSHKSSHCKANPPKDAIARNGYCSTGISLKKRVLVREMPSLEPSRLPQNHLIDDKENMAPSQCLSPQQTEGAAASAVKSAVIPESVICCYKSEKKAVIVAPKLSKTVKLPVEPLNQLQGSNENVIMQPEKVSDLDLTYLYPANDAKSGKKQPTVEVCDGDSAVKLGEGAPDAVIVLDSEDSDEDNIPMRSKLSLARRGLSRKRKSAF from the exons ATGGCTATGGCGCAGGCAGCCAGATTGAACCTGCGAATGCAAAAGGAACTCAAACTCCTACTTACTGATCCACCTCCAGGCGCCACTTTCCCTACTCTTTCCGACCACCACCACGCCGGCGGCGACTCCTCCCTCACCTCCATCGATGCGC TGCTTCAAGGACCTGAGGGAACAGTATACTCTAATGGCGTCTTCAAAATTAAGATCCAAATACCCGAAAG GTACCCTTTTCAGCCTCCGATTGTGACTTTTGCAACACCGATATACCATCCTAATATAGATAACGGTGGGCGTATTTGCTTGGATATCCTCAATCTACCGCCCAAG GGCATGTGGCAACCATCCCTGAACATTTCAACTGTTTTGACAAGCATCGGACTCTTACTAAGTGAACCTAATCCTGATGATGGCCTTATGCACGAAGCA AGCAGAGACTACAAATATAACAGACAAGCTTTTGATCAGAATGCAAGGTCCATGACTGAAAAATATGCTCAAGCTGGAGTGGCTGATATGGCAAGGGGCGAAAATGGAGTCCAGACGCATACAAGTCAAAGCACATCACAA ACGAAAATGGAAGGATCAGTTGCACCCATATGCATTTCAGAGCATAGGAAGCTGTCACTGGAGTCTCTAGGATGCAGTAACAATGAAAGGAACAATTGTGAGGAGATGTCTAAAGTGGCAATTCATAATTCCTCAAAGAACCATATTGGAATCGGGCCACTGAAAGAAGCTAGCAAGGATTCATTTACACACACTTGGATTTCTGGTAAACTACACACTGGTAGATATAAACTGTCACCAAAAGTTCCAGTTGATTCCCATAGTAGAAATGGCGAAAGTGGAAAGAGCAGCATGTCAAATCAGTGTTCGTTGCTGAAAATCCAGACTACTCCAGATTCTCCAGAGTCCTCGTTGGTCCAGGCTGGCAACATAGCACCCATGAAAGATGAAGGTCATTTAGAAACAAGCCACAGCATGAGTATTGGTAAGGGACTGCAGTCACTACGCCGTGTTAGAACAAACCCGTGTAGGGACTCTGATGAGAAATCACAAAGCACTTCTCAGTTTACTGTTTCCAATGTTGGTTCAGTCAGGCCACAAAAAAGCTCATTGTCGTCCCATAAAAGCAGCCACTGTAAAGCCAATCCTCCTAAAGATGCTATTGCCAGAAATGGATACTGCTCCACAGGTATTAGTCTTAAGAAAAGAGTCTTGGTTAGGGAAATGCCATCTCTAGAACCTTCGAGACTCCCTCAAAATCATTTAATAGATGATAAAGAGAACATGGCTCCTTCTCAATGTTTGTCGCCTCAACAAACAGAGGGAGCTGCTGCATCAGCCGTGAAATCAGCTGTTATTCCAGAAAGTGTCATCTGTTGCTACAAATCAGAGAAGAAAGCAGTAATTGTGGCTCCTAAACTATCTAAAACCGTTAAGCTTCCAGTGGAACCTTTGAATCAACTACAAGGCAGCAATGAGAATGTGATCATGCAACCTGAGAAGGTATCAGATCTTGATCTGACATATCTGTACCCAGCAAATGATGCCAAGTCTGGTAAGAAGCAGCCCACTGTTGAGGTTTGTGATGGAGACAGTGCTGTAAAACTGGGTGAGGGGGCACCGGATGCTGTGATTGTGTTGGATAGCGAAGATAGTGATGAAGACAATATTCCTATGAGGTCCAAGTTATCGCTAGCCAGAAGAGGCTTGTCTAGGAAGCGGAAATCGGCCTTCTGA